The genomic window AGTGATGCGCCTTCGGCAGAATGCGGGCACCCCCCCACCGGTCCCGAAGGAGTTTTCGACATGCAACCGATTCACGTCTGCAACCACACCACCCCGGAAGCCATCTACCCGTTCGACGCGCGCGGCATCGCCAAGCGTTTCCGCCACGCCGCGATCTTCGGCGCGCTCGACGCGCTGCACCCGGGCGAAGTCATGCGCTTCTGCAACGACCACGACCCGCTGCCGCTGCTCGCGCAGATCCAGCAGCGCTACGGCGATTCCGTGACCATCGAGTACCTGCAGCGCGAGATGGGCGCGATCGTCATCGACTTCGCCAAGGTCGGGTGATCCTCCTCGCCGTCTCTGCCGCGACAACCCTGCCACTGGCGCTCCTTGCGGGCGCCAGTGGCGTTTTGACGCCGGCCGCGGCGGCGCATGTCGCCTTCGCCATCGGCATCGTGCCGCTGGTCTTCGGCGCGATGCTGCACTTCGTGCCGGTGCTCACGCGCAGCGGCAGCCCGCAGCGCTGGATCGGCCGCCTGCCGTTCCTCGCACAGGCCGCCGGCCTCGTCGTCGTGCTCGCGCTGCAGGGCATCCTGCCGCGCGGCTGGCTACATCCGGCGGCGACGATCGACGCCGCGATCGCCGTCGTCCTCGTCGTCTGGATGCGCCGCCGCTCGCGGCGCGCGCT from Azospira restricta includes these protein-coding regions:
- a CDS encoding DUF2249 domain-containing protein, with the translated sequence MQPIHVCNHTTPEAIYPFDARGIAKRFRHAAIFGALDALHPGEVMRFCNDHDPLPLLAQIQQRYGDSVTIEYLQREMGAIVIDFAKVG